The genomic stretch TTAGCTTCTGAGGAGAATGCACTTGCCATTTAAGAACAGTTTAATTCGTATGGTGACGATTCGAGTGGGCGGGGCCAGGCGTGACTCTTCGCTATTCTGAATTCGTCATCAGAGCTGATCCTCGCTGGAGAACAGCCAACGCCTGGATAATTCACGCGCGTCAAGTTAACGTGACGATTGCGGATACGCGGATCCGGGTGCAGCTTTCATTAAAAAGGAAGACATCGGCATTGGAGCTGACATTGCCTTCTTTTACTGAAACCATCGAGGAGTTGTCATTTATTTCGTCCTTTGCTGTTCTACCTGAGGTGGATGTATCGCCAGGTGCTCGTGCTCGCGGTGTTCGCCGCTCTTCTATGCGGTTTTCCAGCATCATGCGCTCGTAATTTAAATTACAGACCCATCATCGGTAAGAATAAAACGATTATTTTTAGCGGTTTTCTCACTTTTTAATGTCCCGTTATATTAATGCATGATGTCTGATAGCTGATGTTAGTTGTAATATTACGTCTCTCGCTTTTTGAATCGCAGCATCCTTCTCCGCGCGGCTCTGTTGCTAGAACCTTCTAGTTTCTTCTGGATTATTTAACTCTTAAAAGCACTGTCATGGCAACACGTTTTAAACACGCTTGGAAGACCACCTAACCTTGACGAAAAAAGGTTAAACCAGCCAGTGGTTAATTGGTCTGCTTTGATGGTTTTAAAAGGGTTGTGGGCATCTGTGGTTGTGGCACCAGCTGCTAAACAACAGCATGACTAATCTGAAAAACCAACTAAACCAGCAAACCAGTACAGCCTTAATGACAATTAACTATTGGTTTGTTAAAGTAAAAGCaaagtaaccatggtttttaTGCGGATTGATTAAtatttgggtagcactttattttacagtcctgttccccatgtacatgctatgtacttataatagtaatttcaataactatgtaataactaggtacttaccctgaacctacccttaaacctaaccctaccccatgtagttaccttgtattaccagaactttcttagataaatacactgtaagtacactataagtacatattagaacacgtactgtaaaataaagtgcaaacacTATTTGCATACAGTAACCATATTTTTAgtacaaataataaaactatggttagtgttgcaAAACCATGGTgaatttttgtcaaaattgagttattcacattcTTAtgctgtgacaatttatttagattatgatttttttcaagTTGAGTACATTTTGGGAATGTTGTAGAGACTTGTTCCCCATATCACtatatggaatgcaaaaactttgcaaatgcagatagaaccttatatgtatgtatgtatatatatgtgtgcgtgtgtgtgtttgcgtttcAGGAATTTTAGCCCAGGAAAACTTGGAGGACGACCCTCATGCACAGGGATCTTCTTATATAGCTGCATCATATGTGAAGCACTTGGAGTCAGCAGGTGCCAGGGTTGTACCAATTCGGTATGTTAAACACAGGCTACATACAGACTACTTtaacacaaatgtaaatatatatatatataggggaagaatacataaaaataaatatgtatgtttgCAGAATAAATCGCACCAAGGAAGAGTACGAAAAACTGTTCAACGCAATAAATGGGTGAGTGTTTCTGAATACTTTGACTTTTCTGGTAGATGTGTTTGGAAAATGGAAATTGGTTTATATTTGGTTATATTTGGTTTTTCTTTGAATCTGTATTTACATTGATTGACTGCTTTTAACCCATTTAGTTTGCTGCTGCCTGGTGGGAATGTGGACATTGAAAAGTCTCAGTTTACCAGAGCGGCAAAGGTTTTCTATGAACTTGCAATAaaggttagttaaaaaaaaaccatcatgTGAAAATTAGTTTGAATTGATCTTGATCTGACGGATGTGGTTTGATGCTTCTTCTTTATTAACCATGACAGGCTAATGATGCTTCAGATTATTTTCCGATCTGGGGCACCTGCCAGGGCTTCCAGCAGCTCACGGTTCTTACCAGCAACAAGAACTTGTTGACCTTGACTGACACCAAAGCAGTCGCCCTGCCGTTGACCTTCAGTCCAGGTTGGTAACAGTGCGTGCTTTTCTCCAAATGTGTCACATTCTTACTAGTATTACAGCACTGTTGTCCATTATAGTGATTACAAGTGACGGTTAATGGGAGGGAACATATAACAACGCATACTTCtattgtttgtgtttatataagcatatttatatagttatttccAAAACCATTAACTGGATGTACAACATGATGTGGCTTACTAAATATATACGTTTGTATGACTTGCTAATTTTCACAAATAGGTGAGCCGcaccaaaaatgtccaaaattgcTAAGGACAGTTTGTGCTGTCTGCTTTTACCAAAGTCTTGCGTTAGCTCATTAATGTTGTTTGCTATGAGTTGACGTTTGGTCAATAATTTTGACTAATTACAGGAGCCCAGAAAAGCAGGTTGTTCAAGAAGTTTCCAAAGGATGTCCTTCAGTCCCTGGCAGAAGAAAACATCACGTCTAATTTCCACAGCTGGAGCTTGTCCATGCAGGTACCAATctagtaatgtttttttatacatatgagaattttgtttttcagatgtAATTTCACTATgcatcaactgaaaaaaaaaccttctgtaTTTCACACACTTCTAATTTTTGCATACTGACCAGCATTGTTGgggaaggttacttttaaaagtaatgcattacaatattgcataacTTTTTCTTACATGGAGTGGGCTTGctaacaaatataataaatttgatcaacaaacaaaaaaagtcaacagtgagattaaatacataaagattatttgtgctatttaacagatttaattaTTGCACAATATTCTTACTTTGCATTGCacattttgtattaatttctaggaatactgaatctgtttttgaggAAGTGAGATCATGTTTGCACAGGGCACACGGTGCATCTGCACCTTTCTcatgatttctctcaacatggacATTAGAGCTGTTGgccaataaatgggaaaacaaagtaattgGAGTTACTTATTTGgaaaaacaactattttattgtacatttaaaaactttACTAGTAACTTGGGAAAAGTAATCTGATTGCGtgcttgtaatgcattacccccgaCACATCTGACCAGTCACTGTATACCACAACTGTTGTATGTTCTTATTCGAGTTGTCTGAACATGATTTGCTCTTACAGAATTACAGTAGCAATGCCAAGCTTAAGCGTTTTTATCGAGTCCTAACTACAAATACAGATGGCAAGAAGGAGTTCATTTCCACAATGGAGGGTATGAATGCTACAGAGCATCtcttagtgtatgtgtgtgatgtaACCCACCAATCATTTCACCCATAATACAGTGCTGTAGTGAGCTAATTGTTTGGTTTAACATGTAGAAGTAAATATGTAGATGTCGGTTTGTTCAAATGTTCAGTAAGTGATCActgtaaataatgacattttcttATGTGTTGCTCTGTCATTTATCCTGTAGCGTATCGATATCCCTTCTATGCTGTTCAGTGGCACCCAGAGAAAAGCCCATTTGAGTGGATTGAGAAAGCCGGTATGGTGCACACGCTCTCAGCCATCAAAGCCACTTTCTACACTGCTCACTTCTTTGTTTCTGAAGGTTAGTCTTCtaaaaaatggaaaatacaaTATGAAAAATAAGATCCCTCATCTTGGCTCTTTGATTAACCCTTTTAATTTGAGTTGGTGTTAAACttggttttgtttgtatatgtacattCTTTCTGACCGCTTAATTTATGCATTCATGTGCTAATTGTCTTTTTCAGCAATGAAAAACCATCATCGGTTTTCTTCGCAAAGCGAAGAAGAAAAAGCTCTGATTTACAACTATCAACCCATCTTCAAAGGCCTGAACAGCATCTTCCTGCAAAATTACTACTTCGATTAAGTGCTTACAGTGTCTTTGTGGCAGaaaaattatgattaataataatttatttgtttttaagtattgtttttatttcgTTCCCCAAAGTTCAGCAGAAATTGATGTTTCGAATGCTGCAATGCATAATTGTAACGTTCATGCTTCTAATTCACTCATGTTTCTCTTGATTGTAGATTCTGGATGTAGATGTGAAGTGTTCTAGAATCATCATGGCTGAATGTATAGATGCAGTTATGTCCAATTCAGAAGTCAAATTATATGATATATCTTCTAGCGCCATCATTCAGAAGTTGAACATTGTAACGTTTCACAGGGTTCAGTGGCATGACCaatgcaatgtttaaaaaatCTAGTACTTTATCAATATCAGAGAAATAAAATATGGATTTAAACTTTAATCTTGTTTTAACTGTTCGAAATCCATAAATATTTGAATTGTAGATGgtaattcattcattattcagtagAGGGCAGCAATGACAGTCCGTACTTTGTGGTGCATTTAAGAAGCACCGGACAAGAGttctcaaaacatttattttatttttaattttttttttttttttttgcatttttaagagGTGGGATAACATATAATTACCAGAAAATGACGAGATCTAAACCTCCTTACAATCAGATACATAAAGCAGTTTGAAGTACAAAATCAAAATGGAAAAAGTGCAAATTTGCTAATAGCTCTTGTACCAGGACAGAAAGATACAAAACAAGCGTTCAACACTGGCGTCAAACTCTCCTACGTCGTCAAGgcttaataaacaaacagaatgcaTGTATAAAACTTTCTGGAGTACTAACCATTTAAATCCGTAAAACATCAACGGTTCACGTTTGCTAAATTGTGTACAATCAGTTGACCCCTGACGTGTGCATAGACAATACATTTCTTCATGCacttaaaatgaataaagaaaagCCTTTCTGTTGCAACAAATAAGATTGTTCTTTGACACATAGGTGTACCATGAACAAGATCATCACAAtgataactattttttttttattgtgataacTGTTTACGTTTAAAAAATTGAACGATTTCAATgaacactgaaaaatataaaagaaaacgtTACCTAGCACAATTCAACACTTTTCAATATGAAAGATTCTTTTGTACGAAGAATCTTGTTCTGCTTTGGAGGCTGTTGGTGCTGAGCAATGTTAAAGgtgcaatataaaaaatataataaataaatagcaacaTTAATCTAGTGCAGAGCAGCCAAATAAATAAGCAAGGCTAGGCGACCATCCAGCATCCAGCATGAAAACACAATATGCAGCCTGCTTAACTGTAAATACTTGCATTGAAATACATATAAAACGAGAATGACTGATTATAGTGTATTAGAGATACACTGTCTACTGTACATCTAGAAAATAACCTTGGTTCAACCTGTCTTCAAGTACACTAGTGTTTTTTTTCCGCAATTCAcccaaaagaaaataataataataataataatttaactgccTTAAAGCTGTTTTAAACGTGTATGCCACTTTTCCATGAAAAAAGATTTGAAAATCTTTATGGACAATTTCATAAAACGCATTTTAAAGTCTGTGTAAAGGCTTATTTTTTCAAGATTTGGATTACCTTTATGTACCTTTTTGTTCACATTCAAATTTGGCTGGTGGTTAATAATCTTTCTGTGGTGTGCAAACTCAGAACACATTTAATATTGCTTTATGCAGATTTTTAATATGGCGTTAGGTTTGCTACCattggtaaaaaataataaaaataaaataatccactattattattattattatttttaatagtggtCACTATGGACCGTTTTGTATGGAAACAAAATGTTATGAAGATCCTTCAAAAttctcaaaaaagtaaaacaaaaaaatgtcaaaattttagTATAAATTTGGAATGATGAGAGCGAGTTAAACGACATGTTTAGGATTAAACTATTGCTTCAACAGTGCAAGAAACGATTGCAtaagaaaattataattaattttaaattgccTCACTGATTGTTCGACACATTCGATTTAAATAAATTCTGCACTGGTCTCATATCATACAAGTCgcattttaatgcactttttagTCCGTCTGAATTTATTAATACAGATAAAGAAAAACGTCAAAGAAGCTAAAATACATCACATTTTATAGAGCAGATGTTTTGAAAAAGCTTAAAAATGTTTTGTGCCTTCACAGTCTGTAATGTGATGCTTTCCCGCGCCGTTTTCTCTGACAGTATTCCCGCGATTAAAGATGCGTGTCTTCCTCCTGATCGTCTTCCTCGTCTTTCCCGGGTTTATTGACGAGCACCCGCCATCCGCTTCCCGCGTCTCCGCCCGCCGCCACCCCATTGGCGCTGTGCTTCTTCTCCTGCGTCTCTGATTGGCTGTCGCTGGTAACGTCCAGTGTGGGGTTGTCATGGCAACCGTTCT from Carassius gibelio isolate Cgi1373 ecotype wild population from Czech Republic chromosome A22, carGib1.2-hapl.c, whole genome shotgun sequence encodes the following:
- the LOC127942866 gene encoding gamma-glutamyl hydrolase-like; the encoded protein is MYRQVLVLAVFAALLCGFPASCARNLNYRPIIGILAQENLEDDPHAQGSSYIAASYVKHLESAGARVVPIRINRTKEEYEKLFNAINGLLLPGGNVDIEKSQFTRAAKVFYELAIKANDASDYFPIWGTCQGFQQLTVLTSNKNLLTLTDTKAVALPLTFSPGAQKSRLFKKFPKDVLQSLAEENITSNFHSWSLSMQNYSSNAKLKRFYRVLTTNTDGKKEFISTMEAYRYPFYAVQWHPEKSPFEWIEKAGMVHTLSAIKATFYTAHFFVSEAMKNHHRFSSQSEEEKALIYNYQPIFKGLNSIFLQNYYFD